Genomic segment of Microscilla marina ATCC 23134:
GCGCAATATAATAGTTTCGAACAATATTTCATTCGCCCAATGCAAATCAGATGTAGTAGCCACCAAACGACCGTGCGCATCGCGCTTTCGCTGGAACTGATGCAGCAAAGTAATTTGCTTCACCAAAGACTGGTACAAACTATGCAAACGGCGCGGATTTTTTACCTCGCCAGGCAACGACAATTGAGTGGCGTAAGGATTCACCACCTCATAAGGACGCAACAAACGCACACAATTTTGTAACAATTCCTGAGTGGCCAATTGTTGAGACTTAATCACCGTTCCCGCCGCACAAGCATTCATATAATCAGTAATCGCTTTGGTTTGCGCTTCGCCTTCGTTCACCGCCAGGGTAAAACAACGGTTTTCGTTGTCTTCGTACACCTCGGTTTGGGTAGTCGCCGCCATACTCGCCACCGGACCATATACCTCCTTCACACCACCACTATTTCTCCCCTGCAGATCCTGAGTGGTGGTAGAACTAGCCAATTTACCGTAGCTGATCAACTCACGAAAAGACAATAAAGCCTCCTCGCTCAAACCATCCAAATCCTGCAACACAAACAACTTATTACACAAATCATACTTTCCATAATTGTACAAACTACGGTCGGTAATACGGGTCACATCCATAGCGCCTTCTTCGGGCATCAACTTAAGAATGACATTCAACAAGTGCGATTTACCGCTCCCGCTGCTTCCTTGTACTATAGCGTGCAAAGTATCCGGCATCTTGTAACTGCTTGCGACACAAAACAATAACAAACGGTTCATCTCCTCGCCTACCACCCCACAAGCCCCAATTTGCTCGTTTAGTTTCGCCATCAGGTCAGACGAACGCAACAAAGCCATGCATTCTTTTCGCAAGCCAGGCGGTACCAGGGTGGGCGCACTCAACTTGCTTTTGGCGTCCGCCAATTCTGTTAGCTGCTGGTCGCGGTGGGCTTCCAACTGATCGGCTAAACTGTTCAAATCCATCAACAACAACTCAAAAGAAATAAAAAGTTTCTCCGAAGCTTCGCGCGCTACCTTTTCTATTTGGCGGTCTTCAAACAAATCTACCTTATGCCGACTCTTTGTGCTACCCGCACCAGACGCCGGATAAATAAACAACGTCACCTTCATCGACTCCAACTCCGGTTTGGGTTTCCCTTGCAACTGATAACGCGCATTGACCGTCTCCAGCGCCAGTTTTGCAGGGTTAGACGTATCGAACTTGAAGTTCGGCGCGGGTGGTGCTGTAGTGCCAGGCGTGCTGGCGGTACCGCCTCCTGAGTAAAGCACCGTTTTCTGACTCAGGAGATGCTGAAAAATCGACGGCTCATCCGATGCTTCCACCACTTCGCCATAAGCCACCAATAAAGAATTCACATCCTCCCCTTCTGGAGTAGGCACCGAACTAATCGTTTGTGTAGTAGCCGACGAACCGTGCATCCACACTTTCCAAAGCTCATCCGCCCTACTTTTCAACGCCTTGCGACCTGCATCATCCCCGTCAAAAAACAAATAGATTTCCTCCAGATGCGGCATTTGCACCACCAACTGTTTGTGCGCTGGAGTAAGCCCATTGGTGCCATACAAAGCCAACACCGCCGTAGCTGCATCATCTACCGGAAAAGACGCCGCATCAATCACACTTTCCGTAAGTACCAGATACTTAGTGCCTTGCAAATCGGGATACGCCGGGTAAAGCCCTTTTCGGTCTTTGCTATAAAAATGCCGTTGGTCGCCATTGTTGCTGATACTGCGCCCATAAAAACTCACGATCTCGCCCTGGGCATTCTTCAAAGGGAAAATCACACAACCACGCCCCCAAGCCGAAGTAATCCCCAAAGCCTCCAACCCGGCACGCAAAGGCTTGCTCAACGTACCATCGTGAAAACCGACTTCCTGGATGCGCTCCAAACCACGATTTTGCATGTATGCCTGGGCTGCTTTACTTTGAGCAAACGACTTTTGGAAGTGAGCAAAAACCGCCGTCATCGTCTTGATTCGGCTTTTCTCTGAAACCACAGGCTGCGCCTGCGCTACAGCAGAAGCCCCTACTCCACCGGTGGCACCCAACAATGATTTACACTTCAAAATTGCCTCGTGTTTGCTCAACTTCTCCTGGTGCATCACAAAATCAATCACATCTATAGGCTTTCCGTGCACCTCACAATTGCTGCTAAAGCAAAACACCGTGTCCGACTTCGGGAACACCTCCATACTCGGCTTTTTGTCATCGTGAAAAGGACAACACATGCGGTTGTTTCCATTGACGCTTAAGCCGTAGTGGGCTAAAACGGTAGTGATGGAGAGATTTTGTTTGATATCTGAGATAGTCATTGTAAATAATGTTTGGATTAATAAGTCTATTGAGCAAACATATCTATATAGACTTATATATCCAAATATATTCAACGCAAAACCAGCAAAATGAAAAACTATAGGGTAAATAAGGACTTAAAAAACTGTTTTTTGTAACTTTATAGATGTAAAAATCTATAAAAATGGAGATAGGCGATAAATTAAAAAAGTAAGAGAAGCTAAAAAACTTTCTCAAAAAGAGGTCGCATTGACACTAAACATGGATCAGTCACAGTATTCTAAAATAGAAAAAGGTAAAACTGATCCAACCACTGCAACACTAGAGAAAATATGTAAAGCACTGAATATTGAAGTAGCCGAACTATTTGTATCTGATCAATTATTTAAAAATGTTGATTCACTGGATAAGTCGCTGGTGGAAAAAGTACACCTACTGGAGCAATTAGATGAAAGTGAAAAGCAATCTATTTTCCAAATCATTGACAGCCTCATCATTAAAAAACGTCTGAAGGACACGCTCAATGATGCAATCAATTTAGCTTCGTAAATATTATGAGCCAACCACAAAACGACTCCCCTTTTTTAGCTGCAAAGTTAATTATCATTGCGAGGTCAAAACAAAGAGTAGGGCTTAATATGTGTACAGAAATAGATTTTTTGTACCAAGAAATACTCAACATCC
This window contains:
- a CDS encoding CHC2 zinc finger domain-containing protein; amino-acid sequence: MTISDIKQNLSITTVLAHYGLSVNGNNRMCCPFHDDKKPSMEVFPKSDTVFCFSSNCEVHGKPIDVIDFVMHQEKLSKHEAILKCKSLLGATGGVGASAVAQAQPVVSEKSRIKTMTAVFAHFQKSFAQSKAAQAYMQNRGLERIQEVGFHDGTLSKPLRAGLEALGITSAWGRGCVIFPLKNAQGEIVSFYGRSISNNGDQRHFYSKDRKGLYPAYPDLQGTKYLVLTESVIDAASFPVDDAATAVLALYGTNGLTPAHKQLVVQMPHLEEIYLFFDGDDAGRKALKSRADELWKVWMHGSSATTQTISSVPTPEGEDVNSLLVAYGEVVEASDEPSIFQHLLSQKTVLYSGGGTASTPGTTAPPAPNFKFDTSNPAKLALETVNARYQLQGKPKPELESMKVTLFIYPASGAGSTKSRHKVDLFEDRQIEKVAREASEKLFISFELLLMDLNSLADQLEAHRDQQLTELADAKSKLSAPTLVPPGLRKECMALLRSSDLMAKLNEQIGACGVVGEEMNRLLLFCVASSYKMPDTLHAIVQGSSGSGKSHLLNVILKLMPEEGAMDVTRITDRSLYNYGKYDLCNKLFVLQDLDGLSEEALLSFRELISYGKLASSTTTQDLQGRNSGGVKEVYGPVASMAATTQTEVYEDNENRCFTLAVNEGEAQTKAITDYMNACAAGTVIKSQQLATQELLQNCVRLLRPYEVVNPYATQLSLPGEVKNPRRLHSLYQSLVKQITLLHQFQRKRDAHGRLVATTSDLHWANEILFETIILRIDELDGSLRQFFEQLKNYCFDQGVKQEFSRREVRHKFRIENTR
- a CDS encoding helix-turn-helix domain-containing protein, producing MDQSQYSKIEKGKTDPTTATLEKICKALNIEVAELFVSDQLFKNVDSLDKSLVEKVHLLEQLDESEKQSIFQIIDSLIIKKRLKDTLNDAINLAS